The window GAGAAGCAGCAAAGTCGTTTGAATCAACAGATGTCGCATCAGCAAGTTGATGCAGCGTTACCCGCATGGGCAAAGGGGTTACAAGCTCCGGTTGCGGCAAAAGTGGAGCGTCGCGAAGCGCCTGCTACGTTTGATAAGAAGCCACAGACATCACAGAAACAAAGCGCAGATATTGAGGCAATGCGTGATGAGTTAGCCTCATTGCGTAATTTATTGACACACCAAGTGTCCTCTTTGATGACAGAACATAAAAAACGCATCGACCCCGTCGGTGCTATGCTCGAGGCCAAGTTACTTGAGGCTGAATTTTCCCCAGCTGTTGCGAATAAATTAGCGGCGCTGAGCCAACACTATACGCCTGCAGAATTAGTTCGAGCTTTACCTCAAAGTCTCGCTAACATGCTTGATAATCAAGGTGATGATATTGTTAAACAGGGCGGAGTGGTTGCATTAGTGGGTCCAACCGGTGTGGGTAAAACCACGTCATTAGCGAAACTTGCTGCCCGTTTTGCTGCCCATCATGGTGCTGAGCATGTGGCTTTGATAACGACAGATCATTATCGTATCGGAGCCTATGAGCAATTAGCAACTTATGGCAAAATAATGGGCTGCCCAGTAAAGCAAGCTCATGATCTGAATGAATTAGAGCAAATTCTCTATCAGTTTAGGAATCGCAAGCTAGTATTGATAGATACGGCTGGCATGGGACAACGAGATATGCGTCTTTACCAGCAACTTGATAATTTAACTGCAAATAGCAGGATACCTATCCGCAGTTATCTGGTACTGTCTGCGACAGGACAGCGCCGTGTGCTGCAAGATGCAGTCAATCATTTTAAACGCATTCCCCTATCTGGTGTCGTTCTCACAAAACTCGATGAATCTGTGTCGTTAGCAGGGGCATTAAGTGTGTTGATCCAAAACGGATTACCATTAAGTTATGTTACTGATGGACAAAGAGTTCCTGAAGATATGAAAGTTGCGGATACCTTAGATTTAGCCCAGCAGGCACTCGCAGCGTTAGATAGTACAGAACAACAATCATTACAAGACACAGCGTGGTCAGATAATATGGCCTGTGCATTTGAGTAGATTTATGACCCTGGATCAAGCAAGTGGTTTACGTATGATGAATCAACCCTATAACGAAAAAGTGAAAGTAATCGCGGTCACAGGTGGTAAAGGTGGCGTTGGTAAAACCAGCGTTTCCATTAATACAGCTGTGGCATTAGCCGAAAAAGGCAAGCGTGTCTTGGTACTTGATGCTGACCTTGGCTTAGCAAACGTCGATGTCATGCTGGGTATTCGTGCCGAGCGTAACCTCTCCCATGTCCTCTCTGGTGATGCAGAGCTTGACGATATTATCGTTCGTGGCCCTAAAGGGATTGGCATAGTGCCAGCCACTTCAGGAACACAAGGGATGGTGGAATTAAGTCCAGCGCAGCATGCAGGGTTAATTCGCGCTTTCAGTGAGATGCGGACTCAGTTTGATATTCTAGTCGTAGATACTGCTGCTGGGATTTCAGATATGGTGCTCAGTTTCTCACGTGCATCGCAGGATGTGCTGGTCGTTGTTTGTGATGAACCCACATCAATTACCGATGCCTATGCCCTGATAAAAATCCTCAGCCGTGAGCATGGCGTGTTCCGTTTTAAAATAGTTGCCAATATGGTGCGTAGTTTACGCGAAGGTATGGAATTATTTGCTAAACTCAGTAAAGTGACCGACAGATTTTTGGATGTCGCCCTTGAATTGGTTGCAACAATCCCATTTGACGAAAACTTACGTAAATCAGTTCGTAAACAAAAATTGGTGGTTGAAGCGTATCCTAAATCACCAGCGGCGATTGCGTATCAAGGGTTGGCAAATAAAATTCTAAGCTGG of the Shewanella baltica genome contains:
- the flhF gene encoding flagellar biosynthesis protein FlhF, translating into MKIKRFFAKDMRAALAQVKETLGSDAVIMSNKKVNGGIEIVAAVDYDEPKAKTAATAPAPTFMDVSDDLVSLGAKQPVRVETRAKPAAPADSLQALLEKQQSRLNQQMSHQQVDAALPAWAKGLQAPVAAKVERREAPATFDKKPQTSQKQSADIEAMRDELASLRNLLTHQVSSLMTEHKKRIDPVGAMLEAKLLEAEFSPAVANKLAALSQHYTPAELVRALPQSLANMLDNQGDDIVKQGGVVALVGPTGVGKTTSLAKLAARFAAHHGAEHVALITTDHYRIGAYEQLATYGKIMGCPVKQAHDLNELEQILYQFRNRKLVLIDTAGMGQRDMRLYQQLDNLTANSRIPIRSYLVLSATGQRRVLQDAVNHFKRIPLSGVVLTKLDESVSLAGALSVLIQNGLPLSYVTDGQRVPEDMKVADTLDLAQQALAALDSTEQQSLQDTAWSDNMACAFE
- a CDS encoding MinD/ParA family protein; the protein is MTLDQASGLRMMNQPYNEKVKVIAVTGGKGGVGKTSVSINTAVALAEKGKRVLVLDADLGLANVDVMLGIRAERNLSHVLSGDAELDDIIVRGPKGIGIVPATSGTQGMVELSPAQHAGLIRAFSEMRTQFDILVVDTAAGISDMVLSFSRASQDVLVVVCDEPTSITDAYALIKILSREHGVFRFKIVANMVRSLREGMELFAKLSKVTDRFLDVALELVATIPFDENLRKSVRKQKLVVEAYPKSPAAIAYQGLANKILSWPVPQQPGGHLEFFVERLVQRPDFQEEKTSE